A DNA window from Danio aesculapii chromosome 1, fDanAes4.1, whole genome shotgun sequence contains the following coding sequences:
- the si:dkey-22n8.3 gene encoding uncharacterized protein si:dkey-22n8.3 isoform X1 — protein sequence MFTVMSFQRVRRFRVLKFVWLKDYWIQRQVLPLTPLCTKASNAKKPVRYTSIKKAKPKSIMDIAKLLQQKSKETNERKQSATNTTKPATPNQSNNWSDTKAALISSAKLQTPTITLQAKDSSESAIHVHTKPVQDTMVDLQALASPTGPSLTETTSRLNSILIHSAVDFTYSNVIDQMATEGLNKETYTQISNANDLSSNSIDSVAGSTTNNDRVDVTTNISQVSSQTSEVISSYEVDTQNHDASEQHAPKVVACEETVNMADAIMTTPEVSSAFQREEPFSLSEAVNVNVNIAQAQNYAQPLSQRFPNWSSNVIADKQSSDGQILNRAFESFPGGTEILDISVVFSKSGEVCQVSPSAEPIAGVSLFKSTEELSVAGTVSASCLSKAVKVDGLSEMSADVQSSITLKDPVLVQNYILEEEKRTEAEKLPEEQLDPIQRLFLHKIREYSTKSQASAGPVDAGADYEKAFSEELSKLQRLYGGGDLTSFPEFTFSEPVLDENGSK from the exons ATGTTCACTGTTATGTCCTTCCAGAGAGTTCGGCGTTTCAGGGTTTTGAAG TTCGTTTGGCTGAAAGATTATTGGATTCAAAGACAAGTTCTTCCATTGACACCACTCTGCACCAAAGCAAGTAATGCCAAGAAGCCTGTCAGATACACAAGTATTA AGAAAGcaaaaccaaaatctataatgGATATTGCCAAACTGCTCCAGCAAAAGAGCAAAGAGACCAACGAAAGAAAACAGTCTGCTACAAATACAACCAAACCAGCAACACCAAACCAATCAAATAACTGGAGTGACACCAAAGCGGCGCTTATTTCCAGTGCAAAACTTCAAACTCCTACCATCACCCTTCAAGCAAAAGATTCTTCAGAATCTGCCATTCATGTGCACACCAAACCAGTTCAGGACACCATGGTAGATCTTCAAGCATTGGCCAGTCCTACAGGTCCTTCTCTGACTGAAACCACATCCAGGCTTAACTCTATCCTAATCCATTCTGCTGTAGACTTTACATATTCAAACGTTATTGATCAAATGGCCACAGAGGGTCTGAATAAGGAAACATACACTCAAATTTCAAACGCAAATGATTTATCATCCAATTCCATTGATTCAGTTGCTGGATCCACCACTAATAATGATCGTGTAGATGTGACTACAAATATCTCTCAAGTTTCCTCTCAGACATCAGAAGTCATTTCATCCTATGAGGTCGATACACAGAATCATGATGCTTCTGAACAACACGCACCAAAAGTAGTTGCTTGTGAAGAAACCGTCAACATGGCTGATGCTATCATGACAACTCCAGAAGTTTCATCTGCGTTTCAACGAGAAGAGCCGTTTTCTCTTTCAGAAGCCGTCAACGTGAATGTGAACATTGCACAAGCACAAAACTATGCACAACCTCTCTCTCAACGCTTTCCTAACTGGTCTTCAAATGTCATCGCAGACAAACAATCTTCTGATGGACAGATCCTCAATCGGGCATTTGAGTCTTTTCCAGGTGGCACAGAAATACTAGATATCTCCGTAGTTTTCTCTAAATCTGGAGAAGTATGTCAAGTCTCTCCATCTGCTGAGCCTATCGCAGGAGTCTCTTTATTTAAATCTACTGAGGAACTTTCAGTTGCTGGGACGGTATCTGCCTCCTGTCTGAGTAAAGCCGTAAAGGTTGATGGTTTGTCAGAAATGTCTGCCGATGTTCAAAGCTCCATCACTCTGAAGGACCCAGTTCTTGtgcaaaattacattttagaGGAAGAGAAGCGGACAGAAGCTGAGAAGCTGCCTGAGG AACAGCTGGATCCAATACAGAGACTCTTTCTCCACAAGATACGGGAATACTCCACGAAGAGCCA AGCTTCTGCTGGCCCTGTGGATGCTGGAGCAGATTATGAGAAAGCGTTCAGCGAAGAACTAAGCAAACTCCAGAGACTCTACGGCGGTGGAGACTTAACAAGCTTCCCAGAATTCACGTTCTCTG aGCCTGTATTGGATGAAAACGGCTCAAAATGA
- the si:dkey-22n8.3 gene encoding uncharacterized protein si:dkey-22n8.3 isoform X2: MPRSLSDTQVLKAKPKSIMDIAKLLQQKSKETNERKQSATNTTKPATPNQSNNWSDTKAALISSAKLQTPTITLQAKDSSESAIHVHTKPVQDTMVDLQALASPTGPSLTETTSRLNSILIHSAVDFTYSNVIDQMATEGLNKETYTQISNANDLSSNSIDSVAGSTTNNDRVDVTTNISQVSSQTSEVISSYEVDTQNHDASEQHAPKVVACEETVNMADAIMTTPEVSSAFQREEPFSLSEAVNVNVNIAQAQNYAQPLSQRFPNWSSNVIADKQSSDGQILNRAFESFPGGTEILDISVVFSKSGEVCQVSPSAEPIAGVSLFKSTEELSVAGTVSASCLSKAVKVDGLSEMSADVQSSITLKDPVLVQNYILEEEKRTEAEKLPEEQLDPIQRLFLHKIREYSTKSQASAGPVDAGADYEKAFSEELSKLQRLYGGGDLTSFPEFTFSEPVLDENGSK; the protein is encoded by the exons ATGCCAAGAAGCCTGTCAGATACACAAGTATTA AAAGcaaaaccaaaatctataatgGATATTGCCAAACTGCTCCAGCAAAAGAGCAAAGAGACCAACGAAAGAAAACAGTCTGCTACAAATACAACCAAACCAGCAACACCAAACCAATCAAATAACTGGAGTGACACCAAAGCGGCGCTTATTTCCAGTGCAAAACTTCAAACTCCTACCATCACCCTTCAAGCAAAAGATTCTTCAGAATCTGCCATTCATGTGCACACCAAACCAGTTCAGGACACCATGGTAGATCTTCAAGCATTGGCCAGTCCTACAGGTCCTTCTCTGACTGAAACCACATCCAGGCTTAACTCTATCCTAATCCATTCTGCTGTAGACTTTACATATTCAAACGTTATTGATCAAATGGCCACAGAGGGTCTGAATAAGGAAACATACACTCAAATTTCAAACGCAAATGATTTATCATCCAATTCCATTGATTCAGTTGCTGGATCCACCACTAATAATGATCGTGTAGATGTGACTACAAATATCTCTCAAGTTTCCTCTCAGACATCAGAAGTCATTTCATCCTATGAGGTCGATACACAGAATCATGATGCTTCTGAACAACACGCACCAAAAGTAGTTGCTTGTGAAGAAACCGTCAACATGGCTGATGCTATCATGACAACTCCAGAAGTTTCATCTGCGTTTCAACGAGAAGAGCCGTTTTCTCTTTCAGAAGCCGTCAACGTGAATGTGAACATTGCACAAGCACAAAACTATGCACAACCTCTCTCTCAACGCTTTCCTAACTGGTCTTCAAATGTCATCGCAGACAAACAATCTTCTGATGGACAGATCCTCAATCGGGCATTTGAGTCTTTTCCAGGTGGCACAGAAATACTAGATATCTCCGTAGTTTTCTCTAAATCTGGAGAAGTATGTCAAGTCTCTCCATCTGCTGAGCCTATCGCAGGAGTCTCTTTATTTAAATCTACTGAGGAACTTTCAGTTGCTGGGACGGTATCTGCCTCCTGTCTGAGTAAAGCCGTAAAGGTTGATGGTTTGTCAGAAATGTCTGCCGATGTTCAAAGCTCCATCACTCTGAAGGACCCAGTTCTTGtgcaaaattacattttagaGGAAGAGAAGCGGACAGAAGCTGAGAAGCTGCCTGAGG AACAGCTGGATCCAATACAGAGACTCTTTCTCCACAAGATACGGGAATACTCCACGAAGAGCCA AGCTTCTGCTGGCCCTGTGGATGCTGGAGCAGATTATGAGAAAGCGTTCAGCGAAGAACTAAGCAAACTCCAGAGACTCTACGGCGGTGGAGACTTAACAAGCTTCCCAGAATTCACGTTCTCTG aGCCTGTATTGGATGAAAACGGCTCAAAATGA